A genomic segment from Propionibacteriaceae bacterium ZF39 encodes:
- a CDS encoding WhiB family transcriptional regulator has product MYELLTVVTSEEEDDDGLGWQERALCAQTDPEAFFPEKGGSTREAKKVCTSCEVRSECLDYALAHDERFGIWGGLSERERRKLKKRAV; this is encoded by the coding sequence ATGTATGAACTGCTGACAGTGGTGACCAGCGAAGAAGAAGACGACGATGGCCTCGGGTGGCAGGAGCGCGCACTGTGCGCTCAGACCGATCCCGAGGCCTTCTTTCCGGAAAAGGGCGGTTCGACGCGCGAGGCCAAGAAGGTCTGCACGTCGTGCGAGGTGCGCAGTGAGTGCCTCGACTATGCGCTGGCCCATGACGAACGCTTCGGGATCTGGGGCGGACTCAGTGAGCGGGAGCGCCGCAAGCTGAAGAAGCGGGCAGTCTGA
- a CDS encoding glycosyltransferase, translating into MGEVEGVPMPARPRPTKIVADEAWDWIREPRESEQVPIGHLLVTAILVNHNAAGWLPQTLSALGRLTHRPNRLIAVDTGSADESLDLLKDSGVFDLGVSASRKDSFGVAVTKALSAAPSPTTGDEWLWLLHDDAVVAPDALQKLLECAVAHPEADVIGPKLLQPGRGDGPRRLSELGVSISDTARRELGLSPGEIDQNQHSSSDTLAVSTCGMLVKRSVFEALDGFASEIPVFRDGVEFGWRATAAGHRVRTCPEAVIVHRQAGRSGLRRGQLIGSDPAATDRVLGMRTVAAHKGPLDSLRLIWGCLLRALGFLLAKAPDRSMSELRALRAFLRRGPVTTLRKRVRRPVSAEAAARVAALRPPWWSSLAVAGDALVSVFSDRWQRTFGHDADLSLDELTGDEYASASDRPERHWLANPLLLSLVLTGLIALIAGRAFLRPGTLSSDVLLPARSTLGAAFGAYLDPIIGAPGMAPPPWLGWTALGSTLTFGQPDWFVGVVLLAGVPLAILAAMTLLRRVVDDARVRLAAAVLYALVPVLLGVVNRGLLEVALVALLLPLLAVSVRALVVRRTSGPESWRSAWSTGLLLAIILAFAPVLSALVFVAAIVGVIVFLRRRDRLARLGVAVGVPVLLLAPWLPSLINSWSRLLVGPDAALRGVAVGESWALLLGRTPGPGLPPLWLGLALFAVIWVLGLLGALIRPESVGVRAAWLTALGAFALAMLVSRELATVLPQGTRVRPDAVVLLMVGFGAVILAAAIGFSKVPESLTRRAFGPAHLGVIATSLATIVAVLAGVVWWGLAGATGPLRRTEVNELPPFIRNAMLADVRTRTLVLEYEGADNANPRWSLVSDDQNRLGDADRGLAFGGSGTMQQRTTSMVARLASGAGDERVSEDLASLAVSHIWVRDATEEQRARINNTPGLGAEAVLGDQVVWTVPQTVARYVIVGGAEPVAVASRPGGEARVDLPAADHGRTLILHEPTDSRWRITFNGARLPVTTAADRTMVELPPQAGTLEVGMRASLHDWLALAQLLLVIVALVLAAPSLAGDRRRRDEVGARAATTPGRRAAGLSSRTEDPPTQPTQVLPRAEEER; encoded by the coding sequence ATGGGCGAAGTTGAGGGAGTCCCGATGCCGGCCCGGCCACGGCCGACGAAGATCGTGGCCGACGAAGCCTGGGACTGGATCAGGGAGCCTCGCGAATCCGAGCAGGTGCCGATCGGCCACCTCCTGGTGACCGCCATCCTGGTCAATCACAACGCGGCGGGCTGGTTGCCCCAGACCCTTTCGGCCCTGGGCCGGCTCACCCATCGCCCGAACCGGCTCATCGCCGTCGATACCGGATCGGCGGACGAGAGTCTTGACCTACTGAAGGATTCCGGGGTTTTCGACCTCGGCGTGTCGGCCTCCCGCAAGGACAGCTTCGGTGTGGCCGTCACCAAGGCGCTGTCGGCAGCTCCATCCCCGACAACTGGCGACGAATGGCTCTGGCTCCTCCACGACGATGCGGTCGTGGCTCCGGATGCCCTGCAGAAGCTGCTCGAATGCGCGGTCGCCCACCCCGAGGCCGATGTCATCGGCCCCAAGCTGCTCCAGCCCGGACGAGGCGACGGCCCCCGACGACTCAGCGAACTGGGCGTGTCGATCTCCGACACCGCGCGGCGCGAGCTCGGACTCTCCCCGGGCGAGATCGACCAGAATCAGCACAGCTCCTCGGACACCCTCGCTGTCAGCACGTGCGGCATGCTCGTGAAGCGATCCGTCTTCGAGGCGCTGGACGGGTTCGCTTCCGAGATCCCGGTGTTCCGCGACGGCGTCGAGTTCGGTTGGCGGGCCACGGCGGCGGGTCATCGGGTGCGCACCTGCCCCGAGGCCGTCATCGTCCACCGCCAGGCGGGGCGCAGCGGACTGCGGCGCGGCCAGCTCATCGGATCCGATCCGGCCGCCACTGACCGCGTGCTCGGCATGCGCACCGTCGCGGCCCACAAGGGGCCGCTGGACAGTCTTCGGCTGATCTGGGGCTGCCTCCTCCGGGCGCTCGGGTTCCTCCTGGCCAAGGCCCCCGATCGGTCGATGTCCGAGCTGCGGGCCCTGCGGGCCTTCCTCCGACGCGGGCCGGTCACGACGCTCCGGAAGCGGGTCCGGCGCCCGGTGTCGGCGGAGGCAGCTGCCCGCGTGGCTGCCCTGCGTCCGCCGTGGTGGTCGAGTCTGGCGGTGGCGGGTGATGCGCTCGTCTCCGTCTTCTCCGACCGCTGGCAGCGCACCTTCGGTCACGACGCCGACCTGAGCCTCGACGAGCTCACCGGTGACGAATACGCCTCGGCCTCCGATCGCCCCGAGCGCCATTGGCTCGCCAATCCGTTGCTGCTGAGCCTCGTGCTGACCGGTCTGATCGCCCTGATCGCCGGGCGCGCCTTCCTGCGCCCCGGCACGCTCAGCTCCGATGTCCTGCTGCCCGCCCGGTCGACCCTCGGCGCGGCCTTCGGGGCCTACCTCGATCCCATCATCGGCGCGCCCGGGATGGCACCGCCCCCGTGGCTGGGCTGGACGGCGCTCGGGTCGACGCTGACCTTCGGCCAGCCCGACTGGTTCGTCGGCGTGGTGCTCCTGGCGGGCGTACCCCTCGCGATCCTGGCCGCCATGACCCTGCTCCGCCGCGTCGTCGATGACGCGCGCGTACGCCTGGCCGCCGCCGTTCTCTATGCCCTCGTGCCCGTCCTGCTCGGCGTGGTCAACCGAGGGCTGCTCGAGGTGGCCCTGGTCGCCCTGCTGCTGCCGCTGCTGGCGGTGTCCGTGCGGGCGCTCGTGGTGCGCCGCACGAGCGGCCCCGAGTCGTGGCGCAGCGCCTGGTCGACAGGGTTGCTGCTCGCGATCATCCTGGCGTTCGCCCCGGTGCTGAGCGCTCTGGTCTTCGTGGCCGCGATCGTCGGGGTGATCGTCTTCCTGCGCCGCCGCGATCGGCTGGCCCGCCTCGGTGTCGCCGTCGGCGTGCCCGTCCTCCTGCTCGCCCCCTGGTTGCCCAGCCTCATCAACAGCTGGTCGCGCCTGCTCGTCGGCCCCGATGCCGCCCTGCGCGGAGTCGCGGTGGGCGAGTCGTGGGCGCTCCTGCTGGGGCGTACGCCCGGCCCGGGCCTCCCGCCCCTCTGGCTCGGCCTCGCCCTGTTCGCCGTCATCTGGGTGCTCGGCCTGCTGGGGGCACTGATCAGGCCCGAGTCCGTCGGCGTCCGCGCCGCGTGGCTGACCGCGCTCGGGGCGTTCGCGCTGGCGATGCTGGTGTCGCGCGAGTTGGCGACGGTGCTCCCGCAGGGAACGCGGGTCCGCCCCGACGCCGTGGTCCTGCTCATGGTGGGCTTCGGGGCGGTGATCCTCGCGGCGGCCATCGGCTTCTCGAAGGTGCCGGAAAGTCTGACTCGGCGCGCGTTCGGTCCTGCCCATCTCGGCGTGATCGCCACGAGCCTCGCGACCATCGTGGCGGTCCTCGCCGGCGTGGTGTGGTGGGGGCTGGCAGGGGCGACGGGACCGCTGCGGCGTACTGAGGTGAACGAACTTCCGCCCTTCATCCGCAACGCCATGTTGGCCGACGTCCGCACCCGGACGCTGGTCCTCGAATACGAGGGTGCCGACAATGCCAACCCCCGCTGGTCCCTGGTCTCGGACGACCAGAACCGGTTGGGTGACGCCGACCGCGGCCTGGCGTTCGGCGGCTCCGGCACCATGCAGCAACGCACGACGAGCATGGTCGCGCGCCTTGCCTCGGGCGCGGGCGATGAGCGGGTCTCCGAAGACCTCGCCAGCCTGGCGGTCAGCCATATCTGGGTGCGGGACGCGACCGAGGAGCAGCGGGCCCGCATCAACAACACGCCGGGTCTCGGTGCGGAAGCCGTCCTGGGCGACCAGGTCGTCTGGACGGTGCCACAAACGGTGGCGCGCTACGTGATCGTGGGCGGCGCGGAGCCCGTCGCGGTGGCCTCCCGCCCCGGCGGTGAGGCGAGGGTCGACCTGCCTGCCGCCGATCACGGTCGCACCCTGATCCTCCACGAGCCGACCGATTCCCGTTGGCGCATCACCTTCAACGGCGCACGGCTGCCGGTCACGACCGCGGCCGACCGCACGATGGTCGAGTTGCCGCCGCAGGCCGGCACGCTCGAGGTCGGGATGCGGGCCTCTCTGCACGACTGGCTGGCACTGGCCCAACTGCTCCTCGTGATCGTGGCGCTGGTGCTGGCCGCGCCCTCGTTGGCCGGCGACCGCAGGCGTCGTGACGAGGTCGGTGCCCGCGCGGCCACGACTCCCGGACGCCGGGCCGCCGGGTTGTCGAGCCGCACCGAGGACCCACCCACCCAACCCACCCAGGTCCTGCCGCGAGCGGAGGAAGAGCGATGA
- a CDS encoding DUF5719 family protein, with translation MSRTLLRLVTVLGLILLVTALTIGGSLLPTREPAAARPVDPDGRTVTICPAAPTISVASTTAWGSLGVREVGQEGLRTIPTGTGSVLTDNAAPMLMVAEGRQNQASAASAFAREPAGPSRGLGLARCGTPATSLWFTGLVSNPDDPVLGLRSEVVLINPDEGQAEIDLVLFGPSGVQTAAGTRGIAVPARSVRTVALESLFTRPDPIGVEVRANRGRVAAVVRQHVSAGVQPTGTDWQVSSTAPAGTQVVPGVPGGPGPRTLVLSNPNQRRTTATIEVLGPQGVFSPADAASIDINAESTASVSLTAGLGGEPGAVRVVADQPLVAAVVARSAENGPDADVAIQPASVTVSGIGIAALAAAPGVTGDVLVTNGGDAEVVVPLTADGADGGELAATELVVPPGATAGWRLEAMAEIASVRLDAPEGSRLWAGVVVSSSADPVGGLATSPLSVPERQQGGGIEPDFDPGAGR, from the coding sequence ATGAGCCGAACCCTCTTGCGCCTCGTCACGGTGCTCGGACTGATCCTGCTGGTCACCGCCCTGACGATCGGCGGATCTCTGCTGCCCACGCGGGAACCTGCCGCCGCGCGGCCGGTCGACCCGGATGGCCGCACAGTCACGATCTGTCCCGCCGCCCCCACGATCTCGGTGGCGTCCACGACGGCCTGGGGCTCGCTCGGCGTACGCGAGGTGGGGCAGGAAGGGCTGCGGACCATCCCGACCGGCACCGGCAGCGTGCTCACCGACAACGCGGCTCCGATGCTGATGGTCGCCGAGGGGCGCCAGAACCAGGCGTCGGCAGCGTCCGCGTTCGCACGCGAGCCCGCCGGGCCGAGCCGCGGCCTCGGACTGGCGCGTTGCGGGACACCGGCGACCTCCCTGTGGTTCACCGGTCTGGTCTCCAATCCGGACGATCCGGTTCTGGGGTTGCGCAGCGAGGTGGTGCTGATCAACCCCGACGAGGGCCAGGCCGAGATCGACCTCGTGCTGTTCGGCCCGTCGGGTGTCCAGACGGCCGCCGGCACCCGCGGCATCGCGGTGCCCGCTCGCTCGGTCCGCACGGTCGCGCTGGAAAGTCTGTTCACCCGGCCCGACCCGATCGGCGTCGAAGTCCGCGCCAACCGCGGCCGAGTGGCTGCCGTCGTACGCCAGCACGTGTCGGCCGGCGTCCAGCCCACCGGCACCGACTGGCAGGTCTCCTCGACAGCCCCCGCCGGGACCCAGGTCGTGCCGGGTGTTCCCGGCGGTCCGGGGCCACGCACCCTGGTGCTGTCCAACCCGAACCAGCGGCGTACGACCGCCACGATCGAGGTGCTGGGACCGCAGGGCGTCTTCTCACCCGCAGACGCGGCGAGCATCGACATCAACGCCGAATCGACGGCCTCGGTGTCGCTCACCGCGGGTCTTGGCGGGGAGCCCGGCGCGGTCCGGGTCGTCGCCGATCAGCCCCTGGTCGCCGCCGTCGTTGCCCGCAGCGCCGAGAACGGGCCCGATGCCGACGTGGCGATCCAGCCCGCCTCGGTGACCGTGAGTGGAATCGGGATCGCCGCCCTGGCCGCAGCCCCCGGTGTCACCGGCGACGTGCTCGTCACCAATGGCGGCGATGCGGAGGTCGTGGTGCCACTGACCGCCGACGGAGCCGATGGCGGCGAGCTCGCTGCCACTGAACTGGTCGTGCCGCCGGGGGCGACCGCGGGGTGGCGACTGGAAGCGATGGCCGAGATCGCCTCGGTCCGCCTCGACGCGCCCGAGGGATCCCGGCTCTGGGCCGGCGTCGTGGTCTCCTCGTCCGCCGACCCGGTGGGCGGGCTCGCCACCTCGCCCCTGTCGGTGCCCGAACGACAGCAGGGCGGCGGCATCGAACCCGACTTCGATCCGGGAGCAGGACGATGA
- a CDS encoding metallopeptidase family protein, with translation MSRSRRRDRHSRGLRGPLALPNDLGPTARLNRTRSREALFTEAVAASAARISRHCPEALTGVELGIEEVPHLPTAWSGNQVPLAAAVEATEDRPARVVVYRRPLEHRAHSARGLRILVHRTIVEQLAALTGLMRETLDPEGYADGDG, from the coding sequence ATGAGCCGTTCCCGTCGGCGGGATCGCCACAGCCGGGGCCTGCGCGGGCCGCTCGCGCTGCCCAATGACCTGGGTCCGACTGCGCGGCTGAACCGTACGCGGAGCCGGGAGGCGTTGTTCACCGAGGCGGTCGCGGCCTCCGCCGCCCGCATCTCCCGCCACTGCCCGGAGGCCCTCACGGGCGTCGAGTTGGGCATCGAGGAGGTGCCCCACCTGCCGACCGCCTGGAGCGGCAACCAGGTCCCACTGGCCGCCGCAGTCGAGGCCACCGAGGACCGTCCCGCCCGCGTGGTGGTCTATCGACGGCCTCTGGAGCATCGGGCCCACAGCGCGCGCGGCCTGCGCATCCTCGTGCACCGGACGATCGTCGAGCAGCTCGCCGCGCTCACCGGGCTGATGCGCGAGACGCTCGATCCCGAGGGGTACGCCGACGGCGACGGGTGA
- a CDS encoding DUF3499 domain-containing protein: protein MKPRVCSKTGCTGAASATLTYVYADSTAVLGPLALRAEPGSYDLCKHHSAGLSAPRGWEVIRLPVGEMTEPVRSDDDLLALANAVREVGFSFDAPEEPRDPDRTGVIELARRRHLTVLADPDA from the coding sequence GTGAAACCCAGGGTGTGCTCCAAGACTGGCTGCACCGGTGCTGCATCGGCGACTCTGACCTATGTCTATGCCGATTCGACCGCGGTGCTGGGGCCCCTTGCCCTGCGTGCGGAACCCGGCAGTTATGACCTGTGCAAGCACCACTCGGCGGGGCTGTCGGCCCCGCGGGGGTGGGAGGTCATCCGGCTTCCGGTTGGGGAAATGACCGAGCCGGTCCGGTCGGACGACGACCTGCTGGCGCTGGCCAATGCCGTGCGCGAGGTGGGTTTCTCGTTCGATGCGCCGGAGGAGCCGCGCGACCCGGATCGCACCGGAGTCATCGAGCTCGCCCGCCGTCGCCACCTCACCGTCCTGGCCGATCCCGACGCGTGA
- the manB gene encoding phosphomannomutase/phosphoglucomutase (converts mannose-6-phosphate to mannose-1-phosphate; the resulting product is then converted to GDP-mannose by ManC which is then used in the synthesis of mannose-containing glycoconjugates that are important for mediating entry into host cells) → MLTQEIFKANDIRGLAGGDDAQWDADGAYALGVAFVETLDLANKEKAFVLGRDMRATGEELSAAFARGAMALGVDVIDIGLSSTDQLWFASGRLELPGVQFTASHNPATYNGIKFCLTGARPVTAQQLIEIARRAYDFEARHNKPNDRVIGRLRSQDLLQAYADHVRSLVNTDDMRPLKVVIDAGNGMAGHTVPTVLEGLDLEVIGLFMDLDGSFPNHQPNPLEPENLVDAQRAVIEHGADLALVFDGDADRCFIIDETGEVVNPSAVTALIASQEMAREPGATIVINTITSRTVKEVVEDEGGELVLSRVGHTYVKAMMLEHDAIFGGEHSAHYYFREFWGADTGMLAGLHVLAMLGRSSEKLSQLVARFDRYANSGEINSSVADAQETMNKVAAAFKGRGYVHFPDGLLVEGDDWWVNLRPSNTEPLLRLNVEARDPELMASLRDEVLGLVRGE, encoded by the coding sequence ATGCTGACGCAAGAGATCTTCAAAGCCAACGACATCCGCGGTCTCGCTGGTGGCGACGATGCCCAATGGGATGCCGACGGCGCCTATGCCCTGGGCGTCGCCTTCGTGGAGACCCTCGACCTGGCCAACAAGGAGAAGGCCTTCGTCCTCGGGCGCGACATGCGCGCCACGGGCGAGGAGCTGTCCGCCGCGTTCGCGCGCGGGGCCATGGCGCTCGGCGTGGATGTGATCGATATCGGCCTGTCGAGCACCGACCAGTTGTGGTTCGCGTCCGGCCGGCTCGAGCTCCCCGGCGTGCAGTTCACGGCCTCCCACAATCCGGCGACCTACAACGGCATCAAGTTCTGCCTCACCGGCGCCCGGCCCGTCACGGCCCAGCAGCTCATCGAGATCGCGCGCCGCGCCTACGACTTCGAGGCCCGCCACAACAAGCCCAATGACCGGGTGATCGGTCGACTCCGCAGCCAGGACCTGCTGCAGGCGTACGCGGATCATGTCCGCTCGCTCGTCAACACCGACGACATGCGTCCGCTCAAGGTCGTCATCGATGCCGGCAACGGCATGGCCGGCCACACGGTTCCGACCGTGCTGGAGGGGCTCGATCTCGAGGTCATCGGCCTGTTCATGGATCTCGACGGCAGCTTCCCCAATCACCAGCCCAACCCGCTCGAGCCCGAGAACCTCGTGGATGCCCAGCGTGCGGTGATCGAGCACGGGGCCGACTTGGCGCTGGTCTTCGACGGTGACGCCGATCGCTGCTTCATCATCGACGAGACCGGCGAGGTCGTGAACCCGTCCGCCGTGACCGCCCTCATCGCGAGCCAGGAGATGGCCCGCGAGCCGGGGGCGACGATCGTCATCAATACCATCACCTCGCGAACGGTGAAGGAAGTGGTGGAGGACGAGGGCGGTGAGCTGGTGCTCTCGCGCGTCGGCCACACCTATGTGAAGGCGATGATGCTGGAGCATGACGCGATCTTCGGTGGGGAGCATTCGGCCCACTACTACTTCCGCGAGTTCTGGGGCGCCGATACCGGCATGCTGGCCGGCCTCCACGTCCTGGCCATGCTGGGCCGCAGTTCCGAGAAGCTGTCGCAGCTCGTGGCGCGCTTCGACCGCTATGCCAACTCCGGAGAGATCAACTCCAGCGTCGCCGATGCCCAGGAGACGATGAACAAGGTGGCCGCAGCGTTCAAGGGCCGGGGCTATGTGCACTTCCCCGATGGCCTGCTCGTCGAGGGCGATGACTGGTGGGTCAACCTGCGGCCGTCCAATACCGAACCCCTGCTGCGACTCAATGTCGAAGCCCGCGATCCCGAGCTCATGGCGTCGTTGCGCGATGAGGTGCTCGGGCTGGTGCGAGGAGAATGA
- a CDS encoding Trm112 family protein, with protein MDLDPRVYEALACPNCHAPFAIDPDSDEFVCTGPGCGLIYPFRDGFPHLLIDEARQPGADERVADHG; from the coding sequence ATGGATCTTGACCCGCGGGTGTATGAGGCGCTGGCCTGCCCCAACTGCCATGCGCCGTTCGCGATCGATCCCGATTCGGACGAGTTCGTCTGCACGGGCCCGGGCTGCGGCCTGATCTATCCGTTCCGCGACGGCTTCCCCCATCTGCTCATCGATGAGGCCCGTCAGCCCGGAGCGGATGAGCGCGTCGCAGATCATGGCTGA
- a CDS encoding SIS domain-containing protein has translation MSASQIMAEFDDARLEDPAALARADEVLRRVAGAGARIRIEAEKSAEPIASLEPTKPRAIIAVGTEARLVRAMLEPTCPVPFVAWPRHGLPGWVGPLDLVVVMAPEGGSPDLVATVHEGVRRGCMLLIACPPGSAIAEYAGSRATTLLPTCTGDPLAVAVQMFHALSRLGLGPDVDPQQVADAMDKVAEECSPFVDLAINPAKDLALALADSQPLVWGGSVLAARAGRRVAEALRAASGRPALSADADELLIVLDAASSRDPFEDPFEQVVSDRRPVLLILDDGLGAEAVHVARNRLIAMAEGRDVRVSLISHHDGSEIERYAALLATGWFAAAYLEVGLTADDDFDRR, from the coding sequence ATGAGCGCGTCGCAGATCATGGCTGAGTTCGACGACGCGCGCCTGGAGGATCCGGCCGCCCTCGCCCGCGCCGACGAGGTCCTGCGCCGCGTCGCCGGTGCCGGTGCCCGCATCCGCATCGAGGCCGAGAAGTCGGCCGAGCCGATCGCCTCGCTCGAGCCCACCAAACCGCGCGCGATCATCGCCGTGGGCACCGAGGCCCGCCTCGTCCGGGCCATGCTCGAACCCACCTGCCCCGTCCCCTTCGTCGCGTGGCCGCGCCATGGCCTCCCCGGCTGGGTCGGCCCGCTCGACCTCGTCGTGGTCATGGCCCCCGAGGGCGGCTCGCCCGATCTCGTCGCGACCGTGCACGAGGGCGTACGCCGCGGCTGCATGCTCCTGATCGCGTGCCCGCCCGGTTCGGCCATCGCCGAGTACGCCGGCTCGCGCGCGACCACCCTGCTCCCGACCTGCACCGGCGACCCGTTGGCCGTGGCCGTGCAGATGTTCCATGCCCTGTCCCGGCTGGGCCTCGGGCCCGATGTCGACCCGCAGCAGGTCGCCGATGCGATGGACAAGGTGGCGGAGGAGTGTTCTCCCTTCGTCGACCTGGCGATCAACCCCGCCAAGGATCTGGCGTTGGCCCTGGCGGATTCCCAGCCCCTGGTCTGGGGTGGCTCGGTCCTCGCCGCCCGTGCCGGGCGTCGGGTCGCGGAAGCCCTGCGCGCAGCCTCGGGAAGGCCTGCGCTCAGCGCCGACGCCGACGAACTGCTCATCGTGCTCGACGCGGCCAGCAGCCGCGACCCGTTCGAGGATCCGTTCGAACAGGTCGTCAGCGACCGCCGACCCGTGCTGTTGATCCTCGACGACGGGCTGGGGGCCGAGGCCGTCCATGTCGCGCGCAACCGGCTGATCGCCATGGCCGAGGGCCGCGACGTGCGAGTCAGCCTGATCAGCCATCACGACGGTTCCGAGATCGAACGGTATGCCGCGCTGCTGGCGACCGGTTGGTTCGCTGCGGCGTACCTCGAGGTCGGGCTCACCGCCGACGACGACTTCGATCGGCGCTGA
- the ahcY gene encoding adenosylhomocysteinase, translating to MDYRVADLSLAEFGRKEITLAEHEMPGLMAMRARYGEAKPLAGARIAGSLHMTIQTAVLIETLVALGAEVRWASCNIFSTQDHAAAAMVVGPNGTPEAPSGVPVFAWKGETLEEYWDCTEQILTWPDGQPPNMILDDGGDATLLVHRAVEAVKSGELPEATEDDSEEWRVICALIARNIAAGTTDWVALANEVRGVTEETTTGVLRLYDMERAGSLLFPAINVNDSVTKSKFDNKYGCRHSLIDGINRATDVLIGGKVAVVCGYGDVGKGCAESLRGQGARVIVTEIDPICALQAAMDGYQVATLDDVVEQGDIFVTATGNLDVITADQMARMKHQAIVGNIGHFDNEIDMAGLARLEGVERIEIKPQVHEWRFPDGHSILVLSEGRLLNLGNATGHPSFVMSNSFTNQVLAQIELYAKTADYPTGVYVLPKHLDEEVARLHLDSLGVRLTELTPKQADYLGVSVEGPFKPDTYRY from the coding sequence ATGGATTACCGCGTTGCAGACCTGAGCCTGGCCGAGTTCGGCCGCAAGGAGATCACCCTCGCCGAGCACGAGATGCCCGGGTTGATGGCCATGCGGGCTCGCTATGGCGAGGCCAAGCCGCTGGCCGGGGCGCGCATCGCCGGTTCGCTCCACATGACCATCCAGACCGCGGTGCTCATCGAGACGCTCGTCGCGCTGGGAGCCGAGGTCCGCTGGGCGTCGTGCAACATCTTCTCCACCCAGGACCACGCTGCGGCTGCCATGGTCGTCGGCCCGAACGGCACGCCGGAGGCGCCGAGCGGTGTCCCGGTGTTCGCCTGGAAGGGCGAGACCCTGGAGGAATACTGGGACTGCACGGAACAGATCCTGACCTGGCCGGACGGCCAGCCGCCCAACATGATCCTCGACGACGGCGGCGACGCGACCCTGCTGGTCCACCGGGCGGTCGAGGCAGTGAAATCCGGCGAGCTGCCGGAGGCGACCGAGGACGACTCGGAGGAGTGGCGCGTCATCTGCGCGCTGATCGCGCGCAACATCGCGGCCGGCACGACCGACTGGGTCGCCCTGGCCAACGAGGTCCGCGGTGTCACCGAGGAGACCACGACCGGCGTGCTGCGGCTCTATGACATGGAGCGCGCGGGCTCGCTGCTGTTCCCGGCGATCAACGTGAACGACTCGGTCACCAAGTCGAAGTTCGACAACAAATATGGCTGCCGCCACTCGCTCATCGACGGCATCAATCGGGCGACCGACGTGCTCATCGGCGGCAAGGTCGCGGTGGTCTGTGGCTATGGCGACGTTGGCAAGGGGTGCGCCGAGTCGCTGCGGGGTCAGGGTGCGCGGGTGATCGTGACCGAGATCGACCCGATCTGCGCGCTGCAGGCGGCCATGGACGGCTATCAGGTCGCGACGCTGGACGACGTCGTCGAGCAGGGCGACATCTTCGTGACCGCCACCGGAAACCTCGACGTGATCACCGCCGACCAGATGGCGCGCATGAAGCATCAGGCCATCGTCGGCAACATCGGCCACTTCGACAACGAGATCGACATGGCCGGGCTGGCCCGGCTCGAGGGTGTCGAACGCATCGAGATCAAGCCCCAGGTCCATGAGTGGCGGTTCCCCGATGGCCATTCGATCCTGGTGCTCTCGGAGGGCCGTCTGCTCAACCTCGGCAATGCCACCGGCCACCCGAGCTTCGTCATGAGCAACTCGTTCACCAACCAGGTGCTCGCCCAGATCGAGCTCTATGCCAAGACGGCCGACTATCCGACGGGTGTCTACGTCCTGCCGAAGCATCTCGACGAGGAGGTCGCCCGCCTCCATCTCGATTCGCTGGGCGTACGCCTGACCGAACTCACCCCGAAGCAGGCCGACTATCTCGGGGTGTCGGTCGAGGGGCCGTTCAAGCCGGATACCTACCGCTACTGA
- a CDS encoding histidine phosphatase family protein — protein sequence MGIPEVTPGAGNRTLVLMRHAKSSWSTPLPDHERPLSARGRRDGLVAGAWLSERQLEPQLALISDSTRTRETAERLMLGGLKLPDAHYEREIYDGNERDLVRLIRRTPDEVTTLLLIGHNPTLEETLHLLARRVGNHAWWAAIDEKFPTSAIAVLGFEGGWADVEAGVGALLAYEVPRG from the coding sequence ATGGGGATTCCTGAGGTCACGCCGGGGGCCGGCAACCGCACGCTGGTGCTGATGCGGCACGCCAAGTCGAGCTGGTCGACGCCCCTGCCTGATCACGAACGACCGTTGTCGGCGCGTGGTCGGCGCGACGGCCTGGTGGCCGGTGCCTGGCTCAGCGAACGCCAGCTCGAACCACAGCTCGCCCTGATCTCCGATTCGACCCGGACGCGCGAGACCGCCGAGCGCCTGATGCTCGGCGGCCTCAAGCTCCCGGACGCGCATTACGAGCGCGAAATCTATGACGGGAACGAACGCGACCTGGTGCGCCTGATCCGGCGTACGCCCGACGAGGTCACCACCCTGCTCCTGATCGGGCACAACCCGACCCTCGAGGAAACGCTGCACCTGCTCGCGCGACGCGTCGGCAACCACGCCTGGTGGGCGGCCATCGATGAGAAATTCCCGACCTCGGCCATCGCCGTCCTTGGCTTCGAAGGCGGCTGGGCCGATGTCGAGGCCGGTGTCGGGGCGCTGCTCGCCTATGAGGTGCCGCGCGGCTGA